A portion of the Macaca thibetana thibetana isolate TM-01 chromosome 9, ASM2454274v1, whole genome shotgun sequence genome contains these proteins:
- the LOC126963361 gene encoding 10 kDa heat shock protein, mitochondrial: MAGQAFRKFLPLFDRVLVERSAAETVTKGGIMLPEKSQGKVLQATVVAVGSGSKGKGGEIQPVSVKVGDKVLLPEYGGTKVVLDDKDYFLFRDGDILGKYLD; this comes from the coding sequence ATGGCAGGACAAGCGTTTAGAAAGTTTCTTCCACTCTTTGACCGAGTATTGGTTGAAAGGAGTGCTGCTGAAACTGTAACCAAAGGAGGCATTATGCTTCCAGAAAAATCTCAAGGAAAAGTATTGCAAGCAACAGTAGTCGCTGTTGGATCGGGTTCTAAAGGAAAGGGTGGAGAGATTCAACCGGTTAGCGTGAAAGTTGGAGATAAAGTTCTTCTGCCAGAGTATGGAGGCACCAAAGTAGTTCTAGATGACAAGGATTATTTCCTATTTAGAGATGGTGACATTCTTGGAAAGTACCTAGACTGA